One region of Longimicrobium sp. genomic DNA includes:
- a CDS encoding amino acid adenylation domain-containing protein, translating to MNPTLSIAEVERILKLARAASLERSAPKSSPIVPVERGGRLALSFAQQRLWFLEQLGELGSTYHIPLQLRLRGALDRAALARALERIVARHESLRTVFVPVDGEPEQRILPVEASGFGLVEHDLRGEPHAEAEVERLVAREADAPFDLERGPLVRARLVRLADDDHLLLVTMHHVVSDAWSMGVFTRELSTLYAAFSQGHPDPLPALPVQYADYAAWQRRWVEGEVLDAQAAYWTRTLAGAPELLELPTDHARPARQDHAGAALRVELGRELTAGLTALGHRHGTTLYMTVLAGWAAVLARLSGQDDVVVGTPSANRARPEVEDLIGFFVNTLALRVDLSARPGVAELLAQVKTRALEGQRNQDIPFEQVVERLRPARSLAYSPLFQVMFAWHNAPGGALELPGLQLSPADAGARATAKFDLLLSLGEAGGQLVGAVEYATSLFERSTVERWVGYLRAVLEGMAADDGRSVDRIPILPEAERALVLREFNDTRREYPRDVCVHELFEAQVARTPGAVAVGFEGERVTYAELNARANRLAHHLRALGAGPDVRVGICMERSVEMVVGLLGILKAGGAYVPLDASYPVDRLRNMLEDSAPAVLLTHPPQAATAAALSAGSAIPVLDLTGDAAWADQPETNPGREGLGPQNLAHVLFTSGSTGRPKGVMLEHGSLVNRLAWMQDRYGMEPGEALLQKTPFSFDVSFWEFFWPLMVGARLVMARPGGHRDPAYLAATIQAERITTAHFVPSMLQLFLEHPAAERCTGLLRVPVSGEAVSAALVRQFHRRLPGVGLYNQYGPTESGEVTEWACDPGAERVSIGRAIHNSAVYVLDRAGEPVPVGVAGELFIGGVAVARGYLGRPRLTAERFVPDPFGEPGARLYRTGDLCRWVEVRGCESAKVRKSDGDDNSREADSTLALSHSRTFALEYLGRTDFQVKIRGFRVEPGEIEARLAAHPGVREAVVLALDDGAGGKRLVAYFVGEALESEALRAHLSGQLPEYMVPAAFVRLETLPLTPNGKLDRRALPAPDADAFAVRDYEAPVGETEQALAEIWSELLGVERVGRGDHFFALGGHSLLAVRVVSRVRQALGVEAEIGDLFLRPVLADFARGLETAARAEAPAITPVDRTAPIPLSFAQQRLWFLERLGDLGGTYHIPTRLRLKGELDRDALAGALDRIVARHEALRTTFAEVDGVPEQRIAPGEASGFALVEHDLSGAADAEAELERWMDEEARTPFDLERGPLIRGRLIRLAADDHVLLVTMHHIVSDGWSMGVLFGELSALYAAFRRGEPDPLPGLPVQYADYAAWQRGWVEGELLERQASYWARALAGAPELLELPTDRARPRKQDFAGDSVDVELDEALTAALKALSQRHGATLFMTLLAGWATVLARLSGQDDVVIGTPSANRGRREIEELIGFFVNTLALRVDLSGALTVAELVRQVRARALEAQQNQDIPFEQVVERVQPARSLAHTPLFQVMFAWQNASEGRLELPGLRLGGVGSASQPTAKFDLSLSLGEAGGRIVGSATYATALFERATVERWLGYLRRVLEEMAADESRPVGRLALVPESERSRVLEEWSRTEAAEPGESCVHALFEAQVARTPDAEAVVFDRDRLTYAALNAAANRLARRLRGAGVGPEARVGVMLERSAELVVALLAVLKAGGAYLPLDPALPAARRAALAADAGAGVLVTREPALEGFAGTIVSPEEAEGEDGSDLALDVPAAALAYVIYTSGSTGTPKGVGVAHAEAAAHCRAAAAAYGLTPADRVLQFAAVGFDVSLEQMLAPLAAGACVVVRGSEVPTPLELARQAAAQGLTVINPPTAYWHQLAADAAALELLARSVRLVIAGGEAMSPAAARGWSAGPAAGVRLLNAYGPTEAVVTCTAYDVPPTLPEGAVHVPVGRPLPGRAAYVLDESGEPAPLGVPGELCIGGTLARGYLGRPAATAAAFVPDPFSPAPGARMYRTGDRARWRFENAEVRECGSALDPREDERTPALAHSRTAVLEFLGRRDHQVKIRGYRIEPGEIEARLAEHPGVREAVVLAREDTPGDRRLVAYVVGGEAASAEALRAHLGAALPAYMVPSAFVRLDAFPLTPTGKLDRRALPAPAGDAHAALEYEAPVGKVEQGLAEIWAELLGVERVGRGDDFFMLGGHSLLAVQMISRVRQAMEVELALGAVFESPALSALAERILHLRLARFDPETLARLAQLVREPGARTT from the coding sequence ATGAACCCGACGCTGTCGATCGCCGAAGTCGAACGGATCCTCAAGCTGGCGCGCGCCGCCAGCCTGGAGCGCAGCGCGCCGAAGAGCTCTCCCATCGTGCCGGTGGAGCGGGGCGGGCGGCTGGCGCTCTCCTTCGCCCAGCAGCGGCTCTGGTTCCTGGAACAGCTGGGGGAGCTGGGGAGCACCTACCACATCCCGCTGCAGCTGCGGCTGCGGGGGGCGCTGGACCGTGCGGCGCTGGCGCGCGCCCTGGAGCGCATCGTGGCGCGGCACGAGTCGCTGCGCACGGTGTTCGTGCCGGTGGACGGCGAGCCGGAGCAGCGCATTCTGCCGGTGGAGGCGAGCGGCTTCGGGCTGGTGGAGCACGACCTGCGCGGCGAGCCGCACGCCGAAGCAGAGGTGGAGCGCCTGGTGGCCCGCGAGGCGGACGCGCCCTTCGACCTCGAACGGGGGCCGCTGGTCCGCGCGCGCCTGGTCCGCCTGGCGGACGACGACCACCTGCTGCTGGTGACCATGCACCACGTGGTTTCCGACGCGTGGAGCATGGGGGTGTTCACCCGGGAGCTGAGCACGCTGTACGCGGCGTTCAGCCAGGGGCATCCCGATCCGCTCCCCGCGCTCCCGGTGCAGTACGCCGACTACGCTGCCTGGCAGCGGCGGTGGGTGGAAGGCGAGGTGCTGGACGCGCAGGCGGCGTACTGGACGCGGACGCTCGCCGGCGCGCCGGAGCTGCTGGAGCTCCCCACCGACCACGCGCGTCCCGCCCGGCAGGACCACGCGGGCGCCGCCCTGCGCGTGGAGCTGGGCCGGGAGCTGACGGCGGGGCTCACGGCGCTCGGCCACCGCCACGGCACTACCCTCTACATGACGGTGCTGGCCGGGTGGGCCGCGGTGCTCGCCCGGCTCTCGGGCCAGGACGACGTGGTCGTCGGCACCCCGTCGGCGAACCGCGCGCGGCCCGAGGTGGAGGATCTGATCGGCTTCTTCGTCAACACGCTGGCGCTGCGGGTGGACCTCTCCGCCCGGCCCGGCGTGGCGGAGCTGCTGGCGCAGGTGAAGACGCGCGCGCTGGAGGGGCAGCGGAACCAGGACATCCCGTTCGAGCAGGTGGTCGAGCGCCTGCGTCCCGCGCGGAGCCTGGCGTACAGCCCGCTCTTCCAGGTGATGTTCGCCTGGCACAACGCGCCGGGCGGCGCGCTGGAGCTGCCGGGGCTGCAACTGTCCCCCGCGGACGCCGGCGCGCGCGCCACGGCCAAGTTCGACCTGCTGCTGTCGCTGGGGGAGGCCGGCGGGCAGCTCGTGGGCGCCGTGGAGTACGCCACCTCCCTCTTCGAGCGCTCGACGGTGGAGCGCTGGGTGGGCTACCTGCGCGCGGTGCTGGAGGGGATGGCGGCGGACGACGGCCGGAGCGTGGACCGCATCCCGATCCTCCCCGAAGCCGAGCGCGCCCTGGTGCTGCGGGAGTTCAACGACACGCGGCGGGAGTACCCGCGCGACGTGTGTGTCCATGAGCTGTTCGAGGCGCAGGTCGCGCGCACGCCCGGCGCGGTGGCGGTTGGGTTCGAAGGCGAGCGGGTGACGTACGCGGAGCTGAACGCGCGGGCGAACCGGCTGGCGCACCACCTCCGCGCGCTGGGCGCCGGTCCGGACGTGCGCGTGGGGATCTGCATGGAGCGCAGCGTGGAGATGGTGGTGGGGCTGCTCGGCATCCTCAAGGCCGGCGGCGCCTACGTTCCGCTCGACGCCAGCTATCCGGTGGACCGGCTCCGCAACATGCTCGAGGACAGCGCTCCGGCCGTCCTCCTGACGCACCCGCCGCAGGCCGCCACCGCCGCCGCGCTGTCGGCGGGGTCCGCCATCCCGGTCCTCGATCTCACCGGCGACGCGGCGTGGGCGGACCAGCCGGAGACGAATCCCGGCCGGGAGGGGCTCGGACCGCAGAACCTGGCGCACGTGCTTTTTACCTCGGGCTCCACCGGGCGCCCCAAGGGGGTGATGCTGGAGCACGGGAGCCTGGTGAACCGGCTGGCGTGGATGCAGGACCGGTACGGGATGGAGCCCGGCGAGGCGCTGCTGCAGAAGACGCCGTTCTCCTTCGACGTCTCGTTCTGGGAGTTCTTCTGGCCGCTGATGGTGGGCGCCCGGCTGGTGATGGCGCGCCCCGGCGGCCACCGCGACCCGGCGTACCTGGCCGCCACGATCCAGGCGGAGCGGATCACCACGGCGCACTTCGTCCCCTCGATGCTGCAGCTCTTCCTGGAGCACCCGGCGGCGGAGCGCTGCACGGGGCTCCTCAGGGTGCCGGTGAGCGGCGAGGCGGTCTCCGCGGCGCTGGTGCGGCAGTTCCACCGGCGGCTCCCCGGCGTGGGTCTGTACAACCAGTACGGGCCCACCGAGTCGGGCGAGGTGACCGAGTGGGCGTGCGACCCCGGCGCGGAGCGCGTTTCCATCGGCCGGGCGATCCACAACTCGGCGGTCTACGTGCTGGACCGTGCCGGCGAGCCGGTGCCCGTGGGGGTGGCCGGCGAGCTGTTCATCGGCGGCGTTGCGGTGGCGCGTGGGTACCTGGGCCGGCCGCGGCTGACGGCGGAGCGCTTCGTCCCCGATCCCTTCGGCGAGCCGGGCGCGCGGCTGTACCGCACCGGCGACCTGTGCCGGTGGGTGGAAGTGCGAGGGTGCGAAAGTGCGAAGGTGCGAAAGTCTGACGGTGACGACAATTCGCGCGAGGCCGATTCTACTCTCGCACTCTCGCACTCTCGCACTTTCGCACTGGAGTACCTGGGGCGCACCGACTTCCAGGTGAAGATCCGTGGCTTCCGCGTGGAGCCCGGCGAGATCGAGGCGCGGCTCGCCGCGCACCCGGGCGTGCGCGAGGCGGTGGTGCTCGCGCTGGACGACGGGGCCGGCGGGAAGCGGCTGGTGGCGTACTTCGTGGGCGAGGCGCTGGAGAGCGAGGCGCTCCGTGCGCACCTCTCCGGGCAGCTGCCGGAGTACATGGTTCCCGCGGCGTTCGTGCGGCTGGAGACGCTTCCGCTGACTCCCAACGGAAAGCTGGACCGCAGGGCGCTTCCCGCTCCCGACGCGGACGCGTTCGCCGTGCGCGACTACGAGGCGCCGGTGGGGGAGACGGAGCAGGCGCTGGCGGAGATCTGGTCGGAGCTGCTGGGAGTGGAGCGGGTGGGCCGCGGCGACCACTTCTTCGCGCTGGGCGGGCACTCGCTGCTGGCGGTGCGCGTCGTCTCGCGGGTGCGGCAGGCGCTGGGCGTGGAGGCGGAGATCGGTGACCTCTTCCTCCGGCCGGTGCTGGCGGACTTCGCGCGTGGGCTGGAGACGGCCGCGCGGGCCGAGGCGCCGGCGATCACGCCCGTGGACCGGACCGCGCCGATCCCGCTCTCGTTCGCCCAGCAGCGGCTGTGGTTCCTGGAGCGGCTGGGGGATCTGGGCGGGACGTACCACATCCCCACTCGCCTGCGGCTGAAGGGCGAGCTGGACCGGGATGCGCTGGCGGGCGCGCTGGACCGGATCGTCGCCCGCCACGAGGCGCTGCGCACCACCTTCGCGGAGGTGGACGGCGTCCCCGAGCAGCGGATCGCGCCGGGGGAGGCGAGCGGGTTCGCCCTGGTCGAACACGACCTGAGCGGGGCGGCCGACGCGGAAGCCGAGCTCGAGAGGTGGATGGACGAGGAGGCGCGCACGCCCTTCGACCTGGAGCGCGGCCCGCTGATCCGCGGGCGCCTCATCCGGCTGGCCGCGGACGATCACGTGCTGCTCGTCACGATGCACCACATCGTCAGCGACGGCTGGTCGATGGGGGTGCTCTTCGGCGAGCTCTCCGCGCTCTACGCCGCCTTCCGCCGCGGCGAGCCGGATCCGCTTCCCGGGCTGCCGGTCCAGTACGCGGACTACGCGGCCTGGCAGCGGGGGTGGGTCGAGGGCGAGCTGCTGGAGCGGCAGGCGAGCTACTGGGCGCGGGCGCTGGCGGGCGCCCCCGAGCTGCTGGAGCTGCCCACCGACCGTGCGCGTCCGCGGAAGCAGGACTTCGCCGGCGACTCGGTGGACGTGGAGCTGGACGAGGCGCTGACCGCGGCGCTGAAGGCGCTCTCGCAGCGGCACGGCGCCACGCTGTTCATGACGCTGCTCGCCGGCTGGGCGACGGTGCTCGCGCGGCTCTCGGGCCAGGACGACGTGGTGATCGGCACCCCGTCGGCGAACCGGGGGCGGCGCGAGATCGAGGAGCTGATCGGCTTCTTCGTGAACACGCTGGCGCTGCGCGTGGACCTCTCGGGCGCGCTCACCGTGGCGGAGCTGGTGCGGCAGGTGCGGGCGCGGGCGCTGGAGGCGCAGCAGAACCAGGACATCCCCTTCGAGCAGGTGGTGGAGCGGGTGCAGCCGGCGCGCAGCCTGGCGCACACGCCGCTCTTCCAGGTGATGTTCGCCTGGCAGAACGCCTCGGAGGGCCGGCTGGAGCTCCCCGGCCTCAGGCTGGGGGGCGTGGGCTCGGCGTCGCAGCCGACGGCGAAGTTCGACCTGTCGCTCTCGCTGGGCGAGGCAGGCGGGCGCATCGTGGGGAGTGCCACGTACGCCACGGCGCTGTTCGAGCGCGCGACCGTGGAGCGCTGGCTGGGCTACCTGCGGCGCGTGCTGGAGGAGATGGCCGCGGACGAGAGCCGGCCGGTGGGGCGGCTGGCGCTCGTGCCGGAGAGCGAGCGCTCCCGGGTGCTGGAGGAGTGGAGCCGCACGGAGGCGGCGGAGCCAGGCGAATCGTGCGTGCACGCGCTCTTCGAGGCCCAGGTGGCGCGCACGCCCGACGCGGAGGCCGTGGTCTTCGACCGTGACCGCCTCACCTACGCCGCGCTGAACGCGGCCGCCAACCGGCTGGCGCGGCGGCTCCGCGGGGCCGGCGTGGGCCCCGAGGCGCGCGTGGGCGTGATGCTGGAGCGCTCCGCCGAGCTGGTGGTCGCGCTCCTGGCGGTGCTGAAGGCCGGCGGTGCATACCTCCCGCTCGACCCGGCGCTTCCCGCCGCCCGCCGCGCCGCGCTGGCGGCCGACGCGGGCGCCGGCGTGCTGGTGACGCGCGAGCCGGCGCTGGAGGGCTTCGCCGGGACGATCGTCTCCCCGGAGGAGGCGGAGGGGGAGGACGGGAGCGACCTCGCACTCGACGTCCCGGCTGCCGCGCTGGCGTACGTCATCTACACCTCCGGCTCCACCGGCACGCCCAAGGGCGTGGGCGTGGCGCACGCCGAGGCCGCCGCGCACTGCCGCGCGGCGGCGGCGGCGTACGGGCTGACGCCGGCGGACCGGGTGCTGCAGTTCGCCGCGGTGGGCTTCGACGTCTCGCTGGAGCAGATGCTGGCGCCGCTCGCGGCCGGCGCCTGCGTGGTCGTGCGCGGGAGCGAGGTCCCGACGCCGCTGGAGCTGGCGCGGCAGGCGGCGGCGCAGGGACTCACCGTCATCAACCCCCCGACGGCGTACTGGCACCAGCTGGCGGCGGACGCGGCCGCGCTGGAGCTGCTCGCCCGCAGCGTGCGGCTGGTGATCGCCGGCGGCGAGGCGATGAGCCCGGCGGCGGCGCGCGGGTGGTCGGCCGGCCCCGCGGCCGGCGTGCGGCTGCTGAACGCCTACGGTCCCACCGAGGCGGTGGTCACCTGCACGGCGTACGACGTGCCGCCCACGCTGCCGGAGGGGGCGGTGCACGTTCCCGTGGGACGGCCCCTCCCTGGGCGCGCGGCGTACGTGCTGGACGAGTCGGGCGAGCCGGCCCCGCTGGGGGTGCCCGGCGAGCTGTGCATCGGCGGGACGCTGGCGCGCGGCTACCTGGGGCGCCCGGCGGCGACGGCGGCGGCGTTCGTCCCCGACCCGTTCTCCCCGGCGCCCGGCGCCCGGATGTACCGCACCGGCGACCGCGCCCGCTGGAGGTTCGAAAACGCGGAAGTGCGGGAGTGCGGAAGTGCGCTGGATCCACGCGAGGACGAACGCACTCCCGCACTCGCGCACTCCCGCACCGCGGTTCTGGAGTTCCTGGGACGGCGCGACCACCAGGTGAAGATCCGCGGCTACCGCATCGAGCCGGGCGAGATCGAGGCGCGGCTGGCCGAGCATCCCGGCGTGCGCGAGGCGGTAGTGCTGGCGCGCGAGGACACGCCGGGCGACAGGCGGCTGGTGGCGTACGTGGTCGGCGGCGAGGCCGCGTCGGCCGAGGCGCTGCGGGCGCACCTGGGCGCGGCGCTCCCGGCGTACATGGTGCCGTCGGCGTTCGTGCGGCTCGACGCGTTCCCGCTCACGCCCACCGGGAAGCTGGACCGCCGGGCCCTCCCCGCACCGGCGGGCGACGCCCATGCGGCGCTGGAGTACGAGGCCCCGGTGGGGAAGGTGGAGCAGGGGCTCGCCGAGATCTGGGCGGAGCTGCTGGGCGTGGAGCGGGTGGGGCGTGGAGACGACTTCTTCATGCTGGGCGGACACTCGCTCCTGGCGGTGCAGATGATCTCGCGGGTGCGGCAGGCGATGGAGGTCGAGCTCGCGCTGGGCGCCGTGTTCGAGAGCCCCGCGCTCTCCGCGCTCGCCGAGCGGATCCTGCACCTGCGGCTGGCCCGGTTCGACCCCGAAACCCTTGCCCGGCTCGCGCAGCTCGTGCGCGAGCCCGGCGCGCGGACCACCTGA